AAGAAGCTGGACTGTATCGCAAAGAGAGCGATGGTTCAGTTACTTGCACGTTGCAGTCTGTACCGTTGTTTGAGACGATTGACGATCTGCATGCTGCACCGGAAATTATGTCTACGCTTCTTGCAATCCCAGCTTATAAAGCGAGCCTGGATCCTGTTACACAGCTTCATGAAATTATGCTTGGTTACTCGGATAGCAATAAGGATGGCGGCGTTATTACAGCGAACTGGGAACTTCGCATGGCGCTTCAGAATATTACGGAATCTGCGAAAAAATTCGGCGTGAAGCTGAAATTCTTCCATGGTCGCGGCGGTGCTCTGGGACGCGGCGGTATGCCGCTTAACCGTAGTATCATGGCACAACCGGTTGAAACGCTTGGGGGAGGCATTAAAATTACGGAGCAAGGTGAGGTTCTTTCCTCAAGATACTCCCTGCAAGGTATTGCCTACCGAAGCTTGGAACAAGCGACTTTTGCTTTGATTACAGCTTCAAAGCTTTCGCGTTCACCACAAAGACTTCCGCAGGAAGATAAGTGGGAAGAAATTATGAAAGGTATTTCCGAGCGTGCTCAGACGAAGTACCAAGATCTTATTTTCCGAGATGATGATTTCTTGACCTTCTTTAAGGAGTCAACACCACTTCCGGAAATCGGTGAGCTGAATATCGGTTCTCGTCCTTCCAAACGGAAGAACAGCGATCGTTTTGAAGATCTGCGTGCGATTCCATGGGTATTTGCATGGACACAAAGCCGTTATTTGCTGCCGGCATGGTATGCCGCTGGTACCGGCTTGCAAAGCTTCTATCAAGGCAAAGAAGAGAACCTGGTTACACTGAAACAAATGTACGAAGAGTGGTCATTCTTCCGTTCTATGATCGATAACCTGCAAATGGCTTTGGCTAAAGCAGATTTGTTGATCGCTAAGGAATACGGAAATATGGTGAAGAAAAGCGAAATCGCTGAGCGTATTTTCGGGCTGATTAGGGAAGAATACGACTTAACATCTAATATCATTTTACAAATCACAGGCCAGCACGAAATTCTGGATAATGTACCAGTCATCCAAGAATCCATTCGTTTGCGTAACCCTTACGTGGATCCGCTTAGCTACATGCAGGTGGAATTACTTACAGAATTGCGAGCACTTAGGGATAACAACGAAGACGATTCCGAACTTCTTAGAGAAGTGCTGTTGACCATTAATGGTATTGCTGCTGGACTGAGAAATACAGGCTGATCGCCATCAATAAGCGTGAGCAAGGTACGGAAAGAGAAGTCGGGAGCTTTGAATAAAGGCTCTCGGCTTTTCCTGTCTTGTTGTCCTCAGCGGAGTGATGTGGATTAGAGACAGGAGTGTTAGACAACGTGAATATGGCACGATGGGTATCTATTATTTTGGTAATCATAGGTGCTTCAAGCTATGGGCTGCTTTCTTCTTTTATAAAAATGGCTTACGGACAAGGGTTCGGAGACGGGCAAATTACACCGGCCCAAATGGTTGTAGGTACTTTTTTTGTGTGGATCCTCGTCTTATTTCATAAACCTTCCTGGCAAAATCCGTTCAAAGGTCCGTGGATCAAGCTCGGGCTTATAGGTATTTTTGGGTTAGCGTTAACGACTATCTTTTTAAATATTGCGATATCTGAATTAAAAGCATCACTTTCGATCATATTGCTGTTTCAGTTTACATGGATGACCATTGCCATGGATTGTATTGCGAATCGGAGATTACCAAGAAAAGCGGAGCTCCTGGCCATTCTCCTCATTATCGTCGGTACTCTGCTCTCTGTGAATATCTTGGAAACGGAGCTGCGGCAGATCAGTATGAGGGGGATCCTTTTCGGTATTTTGTCGGCCTTAACATACAGTTTATTTCTGTTTTTTACTGGGCAGGTGAAAAGCACGCTCCCACCTTTAATGAAATCGGCGGTGATGGTAACCGCGGCAATTCCAGTTCTGTTTTGCATCTATCCGCCAACAGTATTTTTTCAGCCAGATGGAGGTAAGCTGCTGCTCTGGGGGCTTTTGCTTGGCTTGTTAGGGCAAGTGGTACCGACAATCGCTTTTAATATAGGCATTCCTCGTATCGGTAGTTCTTTGTCGGCAATGCTTGGATCGATTGAGCTCCCCGTAGCTGTAATTGCGGCATATCTGATTATCGGTGAACCTGTAACTGGCTTGCAATGGCTTGGAATGGGACTTATTTTAGTAGGAATTGTAATTTCTGAAAACAAATCCTGATGATTTGCGTATTCATAGTAGGGTTTGAATTGTGATGAAGCCGGAGGATAAGTGTAGTGAATTTTGTAGAAGCACGATTGGCGAAATTGGCCAGGAACGGAGATCGGGCGGCTTTTGCTGAGCTAGTAGAGCTCTATAAAGATAAGATCTTTCACTTGGCTTACCGAATGCTGAACAACAAGCAGGAAGCCGAAGATGCGGTGCAGGAAACATTCCTGCGGGTATACACCAATTTACATCGATATGATGAGAATCAAAAGTTTTCTACTTGGATATTTCGAATCGGCACTAATCTATGTATCGATAAGCTGCGTAGAAGAAAGAACACCTACTCACTGGATGCAGAAATGCCTGAAGGTGAAGGGTCAGACTACTACTCCATGCTTCCTAGCAATGAGGCAACACCCGAGAAGCAGGTGATCGTATCGGAAACGCAGGAGCAGATTCGTCAAGCTATCGATACATTGCCGGAGAAATACAAGTCTGTGGTGATCCTGAGATATTTACACGATATGTCACTACAAGAAATCGGCGATGTCCTGAATATGCCTGTCACCACGATCAAAACCCGCGTTCATCGAGGACGAGAATACTTACGTAAGAGGCTTGAACAAAATGAACAACTTTCCATCTAAATTCAGCGCAAATGTTGAAACATATTGCCCTACCATACGTATGGTATACCACTCAAAGCAAAAGTTAAGGAAAGGGGTGGCTGACAATGAATTGTAGAGAAGCCCTCCCGCTCATGCATGAATACCTGGATGGTGATTTGCAAGGATCAGAGGCCAAGGCGCTGAAGGAGCATTTGATCGCTTGTACGGCATGCCATACGTTATTCAGAGAACTGGAGAGAACAGACGCAATCGTCAAGTCGCTGCCATCTGTGCGGGCATCGGATGATTTATCAGCTCGGATCATGAACAGTCTTCCTCCATTGAAAAAGCGAAGCTCTTGGATGGAATGGGTACGAAGGCATCCAGCGGTTTCGGTTGCAGCTGTTTTCGCTGTTGTTATGTTCGGAAGCTTCATGTCCATGTGGAACGATGATCAGCAGCTAATGGTCAAAGGAACCGACTTACAGAATGTCGTGATTCAAGGAGACACGGTTATTGTCCCTAAAGGACATACCGTAAATGGCGATCTCGTTGTCCAAGGGGGAAAGCTCGAAGTCGAAGGCGATGTAACGGGAGATTTGACTGTCATTGACGGCTCTTTGAATCTGGCTTCAACCGCACATATTTCCGGGCAAGTCACGAAGGTTGATGAAGCAGTGAGCTGGGTATGGTACAAGATGAATGAGTTTTTTACTGTATTTTCAAAATAACAATAACTAGACCCTTTATCTAGTGGTGCTGGATAGGGGGTCTTTTTATGCGTTCTAGCGAAACGGCTATCTAGAATAGAACTAAGCTGTGTATTATGATATGATCTACTGTAGAGAGATAAAGCTTGCAGTTGTTGGGGGAATCATGCATGGATTTACTCACGAGCTTTTCGTTTAAGGATGCAATAGACATCCTGATCGTCAGCTATGTGATTTACAAACTCATTTTGCTTGTGCGCGGTACTAGGGCGATTCAGCTTACCAAAGGGATCCTTGTGATTGTTTTTACATGGGCCATCAGTATTTGGTTCAAACTGAGCACACTGCAGTGGATGGTAAATCAGGCATTTACGTTCGGAGTTCTTGGCGTTATTATTATTTTTCAGCCGGAGCTTAGGCGTGCGTTGGAGCAGCTTGGACGAGGGGAAATTATTTAGCCGATCCTCCTCCGAGGAAGATCAAGATGTCAATAAACGAATAAGTGAAGTCATTAGGGCTGCCAATTATTTGGCCAAGCGTAAGATTGGAGCTCTGATTGTGTTCGAAAAAGAAACCGGACTAAGCGATTACGTAGAATCTGGAATTGGTTTAGAAAGCAAGATCAGTGCGGAGCTGTTGATCAATATATTCATTCCGAATACACCGCTGCATGACGGGGCTGTTATTGTGCGTCAAGGGCAGTTGATGGCGGCAGGCTGCTATTTACCGCTGTCAGAGAATCCCTTTATTAGCAAGGAGCTAGGAACCAGACATCGAGCTGCGATCGGCATGAGTGAAGTGTCGGATGCGATGTGTATCATCGTTTCAGAAGAAACCGGACAGATTTCATTAACGATGAATGGACATATTGTGAGAGATATTAAAGAGGAATCACTGATTAGCAAATTGTTCGAGGAATTAAAGCCTAAGGCGAAGACAAAAGAGAAGAACCCTTTCTTGAAATGGAGGGGGCGTTCTAATGGATAAATGGTTGCGTAATACGAATGTAGTGCGGGTTATCGCGCTTATGATTGGGATTCTTCTATGGGTTGTTGTACATATGGAAGAGACGAATGTTTCCGGCACCACGTTACTCAGGGATCGGGAAGAAACGATTAATAATGTGGCTATAACGGCTAAGTATGATGAGAGTCACTTTTATCTGTCCACAATGGATCCGGGGAATGTCCAAATCATTCTTAGAGGAAAAGAAGCAGCAGTGAAAAAGGTGACGACCAGTAATAATTACAAGATCGAGCTGGATCTGACCCAGGTAACGGAGGGAGACCATTATCTGCCTGTTAAGCCTGTTGGGTTCCCTTCCGATATTGATGTGGAAGTCATTCCGAAGACGGTACATGTGGTCATTGAAGAGCTTCAAATGAAGGAAGTACCAGTCGTGATAAATGTGAAAGGGACACCTGCAGCAGACTTGAAGGCGGGCCAGCCTATTATCAAGCCTAATAAGGTGTACATCACTGCGCCAACAGGCAAGCTGGACCAAATCGAGAATGTCCGCGGCGACGTATCGGTCGATAAGGCACAATCCGCTGTGACGAAGCAAGTGAGACTTCAGGCTTTTGATAAAGATGGCAAGGAGATTGCGGTGGAGATGAACCCTCCTGTCGTGGATGTGGAGATCCCCATTACGAGCCCGTTCCAAACCATTCCTCTACAGTTGAAGGTTACAGGTGAACCGGCTAAAGGGTTCGCGATTTCTTCCATTACGCAGACACCGGACAAGGTCACCGTCTACGGAACTCAGGATGTCGTGGACAGACTGGAGTTTTATCAAGGGCCTCAAATATCCGTTCAGGATATTCGAGAGACGAAGGATTATTCACTGGACATCCCGCTTAGGAATAAAGTAACTCAGTTGGATCCGGCGAAGGTCACGGTGCACGTAGAGGTTGTACCTTCTGTAACCAAGCCTATTACGAATATTCAGCTTACAATCGTCGGGCAAAATGAAAATTACGATACGAAAGTGGTTGTGCCCGAAACGGGACAGATTGAAATGACGGTAGAAGGCGCTCCTGCGATTATGGACCAAATCAAGGTTCAGGATATCCAAGCCATTGTGGATGTCAGCAATCTGCCGCCTGGTAAGCATGAATTGAATGTAACCTTCAATCTTCCTACTTATGTGAAGAAAGGCGCTCCACAAGACATTAAAGCAACTGTAGAAATCAGCGAGAAAACACCACAACAAGCGGCAAGTCCGTGAGTTGGTAAGCGAAGAGGAGAAGAGTTACATGGGGAAATATTTTGGTACAGATGGAGTTCGGGGTGTAGCCAATACAGGCTTGTCGCCTGAGCTCGCATATAAAATCGGCCGCTGCGGGGGTTATGTGTTAACCTCCCAGGCCCAGCATCCTAAGGTTGTCATCGGGAGAGACACTCGAATTTCGGGTCCGATGCTGGAAGCCGCGCTAGTGGCAGGTTTGCTCTCTATTGGAGTGCAAGTCATTCGAATTGGTGTTGTCAGTACGCCGGCCGTAGCTTACTTAACGAAGAAATTGGGGGCAGATGCAGGGGTTATGATCTCCGCTTCCCACAACCCTGTTGAAGATAATGGGATTAAGTTTTTTGGCGGGGATGGGTTTAAACTTCTGGATGAAACTGAACTAGAAATCGAAAAATTAATCGATGCAGAGGTCGATCAGCTGCCAAGACCTGTAGGCGGGGAAATTGGAACTGTAACCGATGATCTGGAAGCGAAGTTTGCTTATTTAGAATTTTTGAAATCTACAGTATCGAGTTCTTTCCAAGGATTCAAAGTGGTGCTTGATTGCGCAAATGGTTCAGCATACGAGCTTGCTCCGAAGGTATTCCGAGATCTAGGTGCAGAAGTTATCACCATCGGGGCAGAGCCAAATGGTCGCAACATCAACGACAATTGCGGTTCTACCCATCCGGAGAAGCTTCGTGAAGAGGTAGTGAAGCATGGCGCGGCGATCGGATTAGCGTTCGACGGTGATGCTGACCGCTTAATTGCTGTGGATGAGACGGGTGCCGAGGTAGACGGCGACTATATTCTGAGCATTTGCGGCGATGCGCTTAACCGTGACGGCAAGCTGAATCACAGCACCATTGTAACGACTGTAATGGCCAATATCGGATTCTTCAAAGGCATTGAGAAGGCCGGCTTAAAGGCTCTGCAAACGGCTGTAGGCGATCGTTATGTGATGGAAGAGATGCGCAAGGGAGGATACAATCTCGGAGGAGAGCAGTCCGGTCATGTTATTTTCCTGGATTATATCTCAACTGGTGACGGGATCCTAACTGCCATTCAGCTGATGGATACCATTGTGAAGTCTGGTCGTAAGCTTAGTGAACTGAAGAGCATTATGCGCAAGTACCCGCAAATTCTGGTAAACGTCCGTGTTGTGGATAAAAGCAAGCTGAAGGATAATGCTAAGATTGAAGAAGCGATTCGCAAAGTAGAAGACGAGCTTGGCGATAACGGCCGCGTGTTGGTTCGTCCTTCTGGTACGGAATCCTTGATTCGTGTCATGGCTGAAGGGCCGGACAAGGATCAAGTGGAAGCTTACGTCAATGATATTGCCAAAGTCATTCAGGAAGAGCTTGTATAAAGGGATTCATCCCCTTGTTCGGAGCAAGTTGGTCCGACAAGGGGATTTCTTCTCTATGAATCTAATTTGATAGCTGCTAGAAAAAATCAGTTGCACATCAGCAGGGAAATGAATATGATGTAATTATGTTTTCATGAGTTTTCATGAAGCTGTACTCAAGAAGGAAAGGCAGGGTAGAGGTTAACCTTAGCATGACAAGCGCCAGAACTCGCATGCGGAACGGACAATGCGTAAGCGAGTTGACGAGGTGAAGGTGTTCGAAATATTCGGCGGGGACCTTCCGGCATGGGTGAGTGCCGTTAAGTTGGCAGGAAAAAGAGTCTGGGCGACCGGGCTGACAAAACTCCAACATCGCATCAATAGGTAGCAATGTAATGGACGTCAGATAGATGTTTGTTTTTGGTATGGACAAATTCTCAAAAAGCTCTATGAAAAAAGTCCTAATTTAGGGGCTTATTAAACTACGGAGGTATACAAACTATGTGCGGAATCGTTGGATATATTGGTAAGCGTAATTCTCAAGAGATTTTATTGGAAG
This genomic window from Paenibacillus hexagrammi contains:
- a CDS encoding DMT family transporter; the encoded protein is MARWVSIILVIIGASSYGLLSSFIKMAYGQGFGDGQITPAQMVVGTFFVWILVLFHKPSWQNPFKGPWIKLGLIGIFGLALTTIFLNIAISELKASLSIILLFQFTWMTIAMDCIANRRLPRKAELLAILLIIVGTLLSVNILETELRQISMRGILFGILSALTYSLFLFFTGQVKSTLPPLMKSAVMVTAAIPVLFCIYPPTVFFQPDGGKLLLWGLLLGLLGQVVPTIAFNIGIPRIGSSLSAMLGSIELPVAVIAAYLIIGEPVTGLQWLGMGLILVGIVISENKS
- the sigW gene encoding RNA polymerase sigma factor SigW, which encodes MNFVEARLAKLARNGDRAAFAELVELYKDKIFHLAYRMLNNKQEAEDAVQETFLRVYTNLHRYDENQKFSTWIFRIGTNLCIDKLRRRKNTYSLDAEMPEGEGSDYYSMLPSNEATPEKQVIVSETQEQIRQAIDTLPEKYKSVVILRYLHDMSLQEIGDVLNMPVTTIKTRVHRGREYLRKRLEQNEQLSI
- a CDS encoding zf-HC2 domain-containing protein, yielding MNCREALPLMHEYLDGDLQGSEAKALKEHLIACTACHTLFRELERTDAIVKSLPSVRASDDLSARIMNSLPPLKKRSSWMEWVRRHPAVSVAAVFAVVMFGSFMSMWNDDQQLMVKGTDLQNVVIQGDTVIVPKGHTVNGDLVVQGGKLEVEGDVTGDLTVIDGSLNLASTAHISGQVTKVDEAVSWVWYKMNEFFTVFSK
- the cdaA gene encoding diadenylate cyclase CdaA, which gives rise to MRWSSLDEGKLFSRSSSEEDQDVNKRISEVIRAANYLAKRKIGALIVFEKETGLSDYVESGIGLESKISAELLINIFIPNTPLHDGAVIVRQGQLMAAGCYLPLSENPFISKELGTRHRAAIGMSEVSDAMCIIVSEETGQISLTMNGHIVRDIKEESLISKLFEELKPKAKTKEKNPFLKWRGRSNG
- a CDS encoding CdaR family protein gives rise to the protein MDKWLRNTNVVRVIALMIGILLWVVVHMEETNVSGTTLLRDREETINNVAITAKYDESHFYLSTMDPGNVQIILRGKEAAVKKVTTSNNYKIELDLTQVTEGDHYLPVKPVGFPSDIDVEVIPKTVHVVIEELQMKEVPVVINVKGTPAADLKAGQPIIKPNKVYITAPTGKLDQIENVRGDVSVDKAQSAVTKQVRLQAFDKDGKEIAVEMNPPVVDVEIPITSPFQTIPLQLKVTGEPAKGFAISSITQTPDKVTVYGTQDVVDRLEFYQGPQISVQDIRETKDYSLDIPLRNKVTQLDPAKVTVHVEVVPSVTKPITNIQLTIVGQNENYDTKVVVPETGQIEMTVEGAPAIMDQIKVQDIQAIVDVSNLPPGKHELNVTFNLPTYVKKGAPQDIKATVEISEKTPQQAASP
- the glmM gene encoding phosphoglucosamine mutase, with amino-acid sequence MGKYFGTDGVRGVANTGLSPELAYKIGRCGGYVLTSQAQHPKVVIGRDTRISGPMLEAALVAGLLSIGVQVIRIGVVSTPAVAYLTKKLGADAGVMISASHNPVEDNGIKFFGGDGFKLLDETELEIEKLIDAEVDQLPRPVGGEIGTVTDDLEAKFAYLEFLKSTVSSSFQGFKVVLDCANGSAYELAPKVFRDLGAEVITIGAEPNGRNINDNCGSTHPEKLREEVVKHGAAIGLAFDGDADRLIAVDETGAEVDGDYILSICGDALNRDGKLNHSTIVTTVMANIGFFKGIEKAGLKALQTAVGDRYVMEEMRKGGYNLGGEQSGHVIFLDYISTGDGILTAIQLMDTIVKSGRKLSELKSIMRKYPQILVNVRVVDKSKLKDNAKIEEAIRKVEDELGDNGRVLVRPSGTESLIRVMAEGPDKDQVEAYVNDIAKVIQEELV